In Saimiri boliviensis isolate mSaiBol1 chromosome 12, mSaiBol1.pri, whole genome shotgun sequence, one genomic interval encodes:
- the TMEM114 gene encoding transmembrane protein 114 isoform X2 gives MRVHLGALAGAAALTGALSFVLLAAAICTDFWYIIDTERLERSGPGAQDRLGAVNRSQPEPLSSHSGLWRTCRVHSPCTPLMNPFWLENVTVSESSRQLLTAF, from the exons ATGCGGGTGCACCTGGGCGCGCTGGCCGGCGCGGCTGCGCTGACCGGGGCGCTCAGCTTTGTGCTCCTGGCGGCGGCCATCTGCACGGACTTCTGGTACATCATTGACACAGAGCGACTGGAGAGGAGCGGCCCGGGGGCACAGGACCGGCTGGGGGCCGTCAATCGCAGCCAGCCCGAGCCTCTGAGCTCCCACTCTGGCCTCTGGCGGACCTGCCGGG TCCACAGCCCGTGCACACCGCTGATGAACCCCTTCTGGCTGGAGAACGTGACAGTCAGCGAATCGAGCCGGCAACTTCTCA